The following proteins come from a genomic window of Gossypium raimondii isolate GPD5lz chromosome 5, ASM2569854v1, whole genome shotgun sequence:
- the LOC105770808 gene encoding uncharacterized protein LOC105770808 — protein sequence MNAISRRAITGIFAPARQGINLLSHDLSQVQQMRGIRVKVRNGNLEQALAVMQRVMQSSGIERLIKQEQTHHIKNSEKRILARKILERKIKSQDHARKLQTILIKKVRGL from the exons ATGAACGCTATATCGAGGCGAGCTATTACTGGAATCTTTGCTCCAGCGAGACAGGGGATCAATTTATTGAGTCATGATCTGAGTCAGGTTCAACAAATGAGAGGGATAAGGGTGAAGGTAAGGAACGGCAACTTGGAGCAAGCGTTGGCGGTGATGCAGCGGGTGATGCAATCTAGCGGAATCGAACGGCTGATAAAGCAGGAACAAACTCATCACATTAAGAATTCGGAGAAACGGATTCTGGCACGCAAGATTTTGGAGCGTAAGATCAAATCACAGGACCACGCTCGCAAGCTGCAGACCATCCTCATCAAGAAAGTCAG GGGTCTGTGA